From Acidithiobacillus sp., the proteins below share one genomic window:
- a CDS encoding efflux RND transporter periplasmic adaptor subunit: protein MATAKKRMVIAAAVILAIGAGVAYWETRPMAPADRVTIYGNVDIRQVQAAFDDSGRILRLAVQEGDRVHKGQLLAELDPIRFLDAVDRDQASVATQEQVLARLLAGSRPEEIAAARASAAAAQATLANAEITWRRQQALAAEQYVPKQNLDNAAAALKTARANLDHAQQGLTLAIKGPRKEDIAAARSQLTAEQAALHLAQRQLVDTQLFAPQEGVVQDRILEPGDMASPQVPVFTLALDNPVWVRAYLPEKSLGQVRLGMQADIESDSFPDKHFAGWVGFISPTAEFTPKTVQTTDLRTELVYRVRIYACNPGHQLRLGMPVTVQIPLRNNPPQNRDTNVCGR from the coding sequence ATGGCCACTGCAAAAAAAAGGATGGTCATTGCCGCGGCGGTCATTCTCGCCATCGGTGCCGGAGTGGCCTATTGGGAAACCCGCCCTATGGCGCCCGCCGATCGGGTCACCATTTATGGGAATGTGGATATCCGCCAGGTGCAGGCGGCTTTCGACGACAGCGGACGCATCCTGCGTCTCGCGGTGCAGGAGGGTGACCGCGTCCACAAAGGCCAGTTGCTGGCGGAACTCGACCCGATCCGCTTTCTGGACGCGGTGGACCGTGATCAGGCCAGTGTCGCCACGCAAGAACAGGTGCTCGCCCGTCTTCTAGCCGGTTCCCGCCCCGAAGAAATCGCGGCAGCCCGGGCCAGCGCCGCGGCCGCTCAGGCTACCCTGGCCAATGCGGAAATCACCTGGCGCCGGCAGCAGGCGCTGGCCGCTGAGCAATATGTACCCAAGCAGAATCTGGATAATGCAGCCGCCGCCCTGAAAACCGCCCGGGCCAATCTGGATCATGCCCAACAGGGCCTGACCCTGGCGATCAAAGGGCCGCGCAAGGAAGACATTGCCGCTGCCCGCAGCCAGCTCACCGCCGAGCAGGCCGCTCTGCATCTGGCACAGCGCCAACTGGTGGACACCCAACTCTTCGCGCCGCAAGAGGGCGTGGTACAGGACCGCATCCTCGAACCGGGGGATATGGCCAGTCCACAGGTGCCCGTTTTTACCCTCGCGTTGGACAATCCCGTCTGGGTACGTGCCTATCTGCCCGAAAAATCACTGGGGCAGGTGCGCCTCGGCATGCAGGCCGACATCGAGAGTGATTCTTTTCCAGACAAGCATTTCGCCGGTTGGGTCGGTTTTATTTCGCCCACTGCCGAGTTCACCCCAAAAACCGTACAAACCACGGATCTGCGCACCGAGCTGGTGTATCGGGTGCGTATTTATGCCTGTAATCCCGGGCACCAGTTGCGCCTGGGCATGCCCGTGACGGTACAGATTCCGCTCCGAAATAATCCGCCACAGAATCGAGATACGAACGTCTGCGGACGTTGA
- a CDS encoding TolC family outer membrane protein yields MRADRLSPRLSLLMAVLILGTTPAGAESLIDAYQQAYRTDPALAQARAELSAQMQDKPLARSALLPHVGAGAGVGFNTADITGFGAQPINRAYLSDSYSVNITQSVFDGQAWTALKQANTKIQASAAGLTYTEQQLALKVAQAYFSVLEAQAQKHVAEKQKSLLESIYKQTDATLKIGTGDIIAVREAQARLDAAKADLITARNGVAVAQRRLQRLTHHPIGVLDNLGHYEAMGPQPDDMTTWVQSAVKDQPLIHQAEAQMQTAQDQVEYNRRARWPVVNLQGIAQHSLGSPFPGMAMNQAGVSLNLSVPFYQGGHTSASVQQAQAQTIASVDHVANVRDEVTLSTQTAFLNLKDSVALLRAAQETAASAKVSLEGTRKGYEVGTRSIIDLLQTATDYIRAEQDYNVAFYNQIIARVELKAASGQINMADLEAINALLDNSANP; encoded by the coding sequence ATGCGCGCAGATCGTCTCTCCCCACGTCTTTCGCTTCTCATGGCGGTATTGATTCTGGGCACGACGCCCGCCGGGGCAGAAAGCCTCATTGATGCGTATCAACAGGCCTACCGGACAGATCCGGCACTGGCACAAGCTCGCGCCGAGCTGTCGGCACAGATGCAGGACAAGCCCCTCGCTCGTTCCGCCCTGCTCCCCCATGTGGGTGCTGGTGCCGGTGTCGGCTTTAACACCGCCGACATCACCGGCTTTGGCGCGCAGCCCATCAATCGCGCCTACCTGTCAGACAGCTACAGCGTCAACATTACCCAATCCGTTTTTGACGGGCAGGCATGGACAGCGCTCAAGCAAGCCAACACCAAGATTCAGGCGAGCGCAGCAGGCCTCACGTATACCGAGCAACAACTGGCTTTGAAGGTGGCTCAGGCTTACTTCAGCGTACTGGAGGCACAAGCCCAGAAACATGTTGCCGAAAAACAGAAGTCGCTGCTCGAAAGTATTTACAAGCAGACGGACGCCACTCTGAAAATCGGCACCGGGGACATCATTGCCGTACGTGAGGCACAAGCTCGCCTTGATGCCGCCAAAGCCGATCTCATCACGGCCCGCAACGGGGTCGCTGTTGCTCAGCGCCGCCTGCAACGGCTCACCCATCATCCCATCGGCGTGCTCGACAACCTGGGGCATTATGAGGCCATGGGTCCTCAACCGGACGATATGACCACCTGGGTGCAGAGTGCCGTCAAAGATCAACCGCTGATACATCAGGCGGAAGCGCAGATGCAAACCGCGCAGGACCAGGTCGAATATAACCGCCGTGCGCGCTGGCCGGTGGTGAATCTTCAGGGTATCGCACAACACTCCCTGGGTAGCCCCTTCCCCGGCATGGCCATGAATCAGGCCGGGGTGAGCCTCAACCTCTCCGTACCCTTCTATCAGGGCGGACACACCTCTGCCTCCGTACAACAGGCACAGGCGCAGACCATCGCCAGTGTTGATCACGTCGCCAATGTCCGCGATGAAGTCACGCTCAGTACCCAGACCGCCTTCCTCAATCTCAAAGATAGCGTGGCTCTATTGCGCGCCGCCCAAGAGACTGCCGCCTCGGCCAAAGTTTCCCTGGAAGGCACGCGCAAGGGTTATGAGGTGGGTACCCGCTCCATCATCGACCTGCTGCAGACGGCCACGGATTACATCCGCGCCGAGCAGGACTACAATGTGGCGTTCTATAATCAGATCATAGCGCGGGTAGAACTCAAGGCCGCCTCGGGTCAGATCAATATGGCGGACCTCGAAGCCATCAATGCCTTGCTGGACAATAGCGCAAACCCATAG
- the pabB gene encoding aminodeoxychorismate synthase component I, with the protein MGKITLLPYADAPVSVDAVLLMPHPVLTQCVVPYPEHVATVFAPLAATPWSFFLDSGATVSPQGRYSILVTAPRQRLWQAAGQLWIADGDDPARRSALSLWEALRASVTRLPDAASLPAELPFAGGALGYLAYDFGLAGQGISPPPTPSLPEAAFGIYDTALLVDHHGRQAWLCAPEDRMVQALAEWQPRLARATAYAPDPSFQVQGPVQSLWSRGDYAAAFGRVQDYIQAGDCYQVNLAQPFAVPYAGSPWSLYQHLRTVNPAPFSAYLSLPQGAVLSFSPERLLRVQKERLQARPIKGTRPRLEDPQKDQQMAQALLASAKDRAENVMIVDLLRNDLGRVAAIGSVQVPQLCALESYAHVHHLVSVVEAQLASGQDALSALGACFPGGSITGAPKRRAMEVIAELEAGARGLYCGSVGYLDQRGELDMNIAIRTMTAVQGELRFWAGGGIVADSDPDAEYQETLDKVAVFHRELAALAGEG; encoded by the coding sequence ATGGGCAAAATCACGCTTCTCCCTTATGCTGATGCTCCCGTTTCAGTGGACGCCGTGCTGCTTATGCCTCACCCCGTACTGACCCAATGTGTGGTGCCTTATCCTGAGCATGTCGCCACGGTGTTCGCGCCGCTCGCCGCCACGCCGTGGTCCTTCTTTCTGGATAGTGGTGCGACGGTGTCCCCGCAGGGGCGTTACAGCATACTGGTGACGGCACCGCGCCAGCGTCTGTGGCAGGCGGCGGGGCAGCTTTGGATTGCCGATGGGGATGATCCCGCGCGGCGCTCGGCGCTTTCGCTCTGGGAGGCGTTGCGCGCGTCGGTGACAAGGCTCCCCGATGCCGCTTCTCTGCCCGCAGAACTACCATTTGCGGGTGGAGCGCTGGGTTATCTGGCCTATGATTTTGGGCTGGCGGGGCAGGGCATTTCGCCGCCTCCTACACCGTCGCTTCCTGAAGCGGCCTTCGGTATCTACGATACGGCGCTGCTGGTCGACCACCATGGGCGCCAGGCTTGGCTTTGTGCGCCCGAAGACCGGATGGTGCAGGCACTCGCGGAGTGGCAGCCACGCCTGGCTCGGGCGACGGCATATGCCCCTGATCCATCTTTCCAGGTGCAGGGGCCAGTGCAGTCGCTCTGGAGTCGCGGCGACTATGCCGCAGCTTTTGGTCGGGTGCAGGACTATATCCAGGCGGGTGACTGCTATCAGGTGAACCTGGCCCAACCCTTTGCCGTCCCATACGCGGGATCGCCATGGTCGCTTTACCAGCACCTGCGGACGGTCAATCCGGCGCCCTTTTCGGCATATTTGTCCTTGCCCCAGGGTGCGGTGCTGAGTTTTTCCCCAGAACGGCTGTTGCGGGTTCAAAAAGAGCGTTTACAGGCCCGCCCCATCAAAGGGACACGTCCTCGTCTGGAGGACCCGCAGAAAGACCAACAGATGGCGCAAGCACTTTTAGCCAGCGCCAAGGATCGCGCCGAGAACGTGATGATTGTCGATCTGTTGCGCAACGATCTGGGGCGGGTGGCAGCGATTGGTTCGGTGCAGGTGCCGCAACTCTGCGCGCTCGAATCTTACGCCCACGTTCATCATCTGGTCAGCGTGGTGGAGGCGCAGTTGGCGTCGGGACAGGATGCCTTGAGTGCGCTGGGGGCCTGCTTCCCGGGGGGATCTATTACCGGCGCCCCTAAACGCCGGGCCATGGAAGTCATCGCGGAACTGGAAGCCGGGGCACGCGGCCTGTATTGCGGAAGTGTTGGTTATCTGGATCAGCGCGGCGAACTGGATATGAATATTGCCATTCGCACTATGACGGCGGTTCAGGGGGAACTGCGCTTTTGGGCGGGGGGCGGCATCGTCGCGGATTCTGATCCGGATGCCGAGTATCAGGAGACGCTGGATAAGGTGGCCGTATTTCATCGCGAGCTTGCCGCATTGGCGGGAGAGGGGTGA
- a CDS encoding lysylphosphatidylglycerol synthase transmembrane domain-containing protein codes for MSEENKKRHTHWQLLLQVVFTVGVLLWLLHNTNWQDLSQRFAALRPLWFVAAVLSYAMNLSVSAIRWRIILMAMERSAPLLWLLRLNWVGAYFNQVLPGSVSGDVIRAWYTRHQTHSMPLALAAVFGDRFMGLGALIAIAAVAFVLGGARVGLLPQMGWTIGILVFAYVLIVFLILSPLLNFLERFAGKLGEKLHDIRLGMGALLRHRLALGGTIVLSFVVQLFSILTFWLLARALGEAPDAVAVWVVWPVISLFLALPISFAGWGLREGLMVFYLSYLHMGHEQALALSLLLGFTVVLTSLPGALLWIGLHRHHQAPPDLKTPPASR; via the coding sequence ATGTCCGAAGAAAACAAAAAACGTCATACCCATTGGCAATTGTTGCTGCAGGTCGTCTTTACGGTCGGCGTTCTGCTTTGGCTTCTGCACAACACCAACTGGCAGGACCTGAGTCAGCGTTTTGCGGCGCTACGCCCGTTGTGGTTTGTGGCGGCCGTGTTGTCCTATGCCATGAATCTGTCCGTGTCTGCCATACGCTGGCGCATTATTCTCATGGCAATGGAGCGCTCCGCACCCCTGCTCTGGCTGCTGCGGCTGAACTGGGTGGGTGCCTATTTCAATCAGGTACTGCCGGGTTCCGTGTCCGGTGACGTGATCCGCGCCTGGTACACCCGCCATCAGACCCACTCCATGCCGCTGGCGCTGGCCGCAGTGTTCGGTGACCGCTTCATGGGTTTGGGGGCGCTCATCGCCATTGCTGCCGTGGCCTTTGTGCTGGGCGGTGCGCGGGTGGGATTGTTGCCGCAGATGGGATGGACGATCGGGATTCTGGTCTTTGCCTACGTCCTGATTGTATTTTTGATTCTGAGCCCCTTGCTCAACTTTCTGGAAAGATTTGCGGGTAAGCTGGGTGAAAAGCTGCACGACATTCGTCTCGGTATGGGCGCGCTGCTGCGCCATCGTCTGGCACTCGGTGGCACCATTGTGCTCTCCTTTGTGGTGCAATTATTTTCCATCCTGACTTTCTGGCTGCTCGCCCGTGCCCTGGGTGAAGCCCCCGACGCCGTGGCGGTCTGGGTGGTCTGGCCAGTGATCAGCCTTTTTCTGGCCTTACCCATCTCTTTTGCAGGCTGGGGGCTGCGCGAGGGGCTGATGGTGTTTTACCTGTCTTACCTGCACATGGGACATGAACAGGCCCTGGCGCTCTCCCTTTTGCTGGGCTTTACCGTCGTGCTGACCAGCCTGCCGGGTGCGCTGCTCTGGATTGGACTGCACCGCCACCATCAGGCGCCGCCGGATTTGAAAACACCGCCCGCCTCGCGTTAA
- a CDS encoding DUF932 domain-containing protein: MAHLVESMAFVRETPWHGLGNRLPDKQPLEVWLEAAGMDWEIKTTDVLFRVGTGNNFNVHPNPDAKVLYRSDTLAPLSVVSPRYKVVQPKEILEFYRDLVSLGGFELETAGVLKEGKKLWALAKTGEEMLLKGGDRVKGYLLLATSCDGTLATTAQFTSVRVVCNNTLQIATNDREGAIKVPHSTKFDPLVVKQALGVGASAWDAFAEKAQALSGRKVNRLDVTKYLIDVLGDRNAPIAEQPNEKALKSVIDLFAGQGKGSTLSSAEGTAWGLINAVTEYVDHHRRARSQDYRLDSAWFGQGAGIKEKAWMEALKLVA; the protein is encoded by the coding sequence ATGGCACATTTAGTAGAGAGTATGGCATTTGTAAGGGAAACCCCCTGGCATGGTTTGGGGAACCGCTTGCCAGATAAGCAGCCTTTGGAAGTCTGGCTGGAAGCGGCGGGCATGGATTGGGAAATCAAGACCACGGACGTGCTGTTTCGGGTCGGTACGGGGAATAACTTCAATGTCCATCCCAATCCTGATGCCAAGGTGCTGTATCGTTCGGATACTTTGGCGCCTCTGTCGGTGGTATCCCCCCGTTACAAGGTGGTGCAGCCCAAAGAGATTCTTGAGTTTTACCGGGATCTGGTGTCCTTGGGCGGTTTTGAGCTGGAAACGGCGGGTGTTCTCAAGGAGGGTAAAAAACTTTGGGCACTAGCCAAGACGGGTGAAGAGATGCTGCTTAAGGGCGGTGACCGGGTAAAGGGCTATCTGCTTCTGGCTACCAGCTGTGACGGGACCCTCGCCACTACAGCCCAATTCACCTCTGTTCGGGTCGTTTGCAATAACACTCTACAGATCGCCACAAATGATCGGGAGGGTGCTATCAAAGTCCCGCACTCAACCAAGTTTGACCCCCTTGTCGTAAAGCAGGCTCTGGGTGTGGGTGCCTCAGCCTGGGATGCCTTTGCAGAGAAAGCGCAGGCTTTGTCCGGTAGAAAGGTCAACCGCCTGGATGTGACCAAATATTTGATTGACGTGCTGGGGGATCGCAATGCCCCCATTGCCGAGCAGCCCAATGAAAAGGCCCTGAAATCGGTGATTGATTTGTTTGCCGGTCAGGGTAAGGGCAGCACCCTCAGTTCCGCAGAGGGTACGGCCTGGGGCTTGATCAATGCGGTCACAGAATATGTGGACCATCATCGCCGGGCACGGAGCCAGGATTACCGTTTGGACTCAGCCTGGTTTGGTCAGGGGGCGGGCATCAAGGAAAAGGCGTGGATGGAGGCGCTGAAGTTGGTGGCCTGA
- a CDS encoding lambda-exonuclease family protein → MSAVKLVSTKEMNRDEWLRWRNRGIGSSDAPVAVGVSRYKSPLELWMEKTGRKIQEDISNKDAVFWGTTLEPIVANVYAEKTGKKVRRVNSVLQHPEYPFMLANLDRIVEGGGVLEIKTAGLRSQGQWEEGVPLAYQIQVLHQLAVTGKAWADVAVLIGGQEFRIYRIERDEERIAQLVDMEKTFWDHVEQETAPEVDGSESSNRALALLYPRTAAVMVDYTERKEMNTLFKTLLEARQSTKAAENNEALLEQKVKEAIGFAEGAIFTQGKAMWKLSKPSRSLDTKKLTQEHPELTAPYWGEKPGSRRFTVMEGD, encoded by the coding sequence ATGAGTGCAGTGAAATTAGTATCTACGAAGGAAATGAACAGGGATGAGTGGCTGCGATGGCGTAACCGTGGCATTGGCTCCAGTGATGCGCCGGTGGCCGTGGGCGTGTCCCGCTACAAGTCCCCGCTGGAATTGTGGATGGAGAAGACCGGCAGAAAGATCCAGGAGGATATTTCCAATAAGGACGCAGTGTTCTGGGGCACAACCCTGGAACCTATCGTGGCCAACGTTTACGCGGAAAAGACCGGCAAAAAGGTACGTAGGGTAAATTCAGTCCTGCAGCATCCGGAATATCCCTTCATGCTGGCGAATCTAGATCGGATCGTGGAAGGCGGTGGCGTGTTGGAAATCAAAACCGCTGGGTTACGCAGTCAGGGCCAATGGGAGGAAGGGGTGCCGCTGGCCTACCAGATTCAGGTGCTGCATCAGCTGGCCGTAACCGGCAAGGCATGGGCGGACGTGGCTGTGCTCATTGGTGGTCAGGAATTCCGTATTTATCGGATTGAGCGGGATGAGGAGCGTATTGCCCAATTGGTGGATATGGAGAAAACCTTCTGGGACCACGTAGAGCAGGAAACAGCGCCGGAGGTAGATGGGTCGGAATCCAGCAACCGGGCGCTGGCACTACTGTATCCCCGCACTGCCGCCGTCATGGTGGACTACACCGAACGGAAGGAAATGAACACCCTTTTCAAGACCCTGCTGGAGGCCCGACAGAGTACAAAAGCCGCAGAGAACAACGAGGCCCTTCTGGAACAGAAGGTCAAGGAGGCCATCGGGTTTGCTGAGGGAGCCATATTCACCCAAGGCAAGGCGATGTGGAAGCTGAGCAAGCCCAGCCGGAGCCTGGACACGAAAAAACTCACCCAGGAACACCCCGAGCTGACAGCACCCTATTGGGGCGAAAAGCCTGGCAGCAGACGGTTCACTGTTATGGAAGGAGACTGA
- a CDS encoding CsgG/HfaB family protein, giving the protein MIQNRMAYSLPIALLLLTSCAKHENHNASTSAASSSTPSSPYAAPVPNAGHITTVKVTATGTGLTRNDAINDAVKNAILQEYGEKVNFDSIKYKAAIHIADNMKTRNIEAEVSGSAVKNETNGLLNSLKIVKIKKPELFGFLGKSYTATIEASFPKFQSQKSPNLLKIVIGTIKTPNSTFTVGGQSVPSTKVTNDIRQQLVTALSQTGRFVVLDRGDNAEIDSELSLITNGQTPSADYAKLGQETSADVIWSGTINNLGYYRHAQNLSISSRQLVSYSGGWSLSEKLVDVTNRQIMTADTIQGAIPSISPTTLGTNFSASSTLQNMENSIVHKIIASILMREYPITILQKNGDQVVLSQGGESVEKGALYRVVAMGQEMKDPQTGQDLGRTQTPFGKVVIDRVTPTLSYGHLVNVDSGNSSVAPGELQIGRMLSSSYHAQSQSVPSQVSTVATPSYHPNIQQPSVDAKPETKKHNSNW; this is encoded by the coding sequence ATGATACAAAACCGGATGGCATATAGTTTGCCAATCGCTTTACTGCTTTTAACCAGCTGTGCAAAACATGAAAACCATAATGCCTCGACTTCTGCCGCTTCGAGTAGCACCCCGTCATCACCTTATGCCGCACCCGTTCCGAACGCAGGCCATATTACTACTGTCAAAGTTACAGCTACAGGTACAGGCCTTACACGCAACGATGCCATCAATGATGCGGTTAAAAATGCAATACTGCAAGAGTATGGCGAGAAAGTTAACTTTGATTCCATAAAGTATAAAGCCGCAATCCATATTGCTGATAACATGAAAACCAGGAATATTGAAGCCGAGGTCTCCGGTTCTGCTGTTAAAAATGAAACAAATGGATTGTTAAATTCGCTGAAAATTGTAAAAATAAAGAAGCCAGAGCTGTTTGGTTTTCTAGGCAAAAGCTATACGGCCACAATAGAGGCTTCATTCCCTAAGTTTCAGAGTCAAAAATCTCCTAATCTGCTGAAGATCGTTATTGGAACCATTAAAACGCCAAATTCGACCTTTACAGTTGGTGGTCAATCTGTCCCGTCCACCAAGGTTACTAATGATATACGCCAGCAACTAGTTACCGCACTTAGTCAGACCGGTCGTTTTGTTGTTTTGGATCGTGGTGACAATGCGGAAATAGATAGTGAGCTTTCACTCATCACTAACGGTCAAACGCCAAGCGCCGACTATGCGAAGCTTGGTCAGGAAACAAGTGCAGATGTGATTTGGTCTGGAACCATCAACAATCTAGGATATTATAGGCATGCACAAAACCTATCTATATCTAGTAGACAGCTCGTTAGTTATTCTGGTGGATGGTCTTTGTCTGAAAAACTGGTTGATGTTACCAATCGCCAGATTATGACTGCCGATACTATTCAGGGTGCCATTCCATCAATATCTCCTACTACACTCGGCACAAACTTTAGTGCCTCGTCTACATTGCAGAATATGGAAAATAGTATAGTCCACAAAATCATTGCCTCTATTCTCATGCGAGAATATCCTATTACAATTCTCCAAAAAAATGGGGACCAAGTAGTATTAAGTCAGGGTGGAGAGTCAGTCGAAAAGGGAGCCTTATATCGTGTCGTAGCTATGGGCCAAGAGATGAAAGATCCTCAAACTGGACAAGACCTCGGGCGGACTCAAACGCCTTTCGGAAAGGTTGTGATAGATCGGGTCACTCCAACATTATCTTACGGTCATCTTGTAAATGTAGATTCTGGTAATTCTAGCGTTGCACCCGGTGAGTTGCAAATCGGTAGGATGTTAAGTTCCTCCTACCATGCGCAAAGCCAATCCGTTCCGAGCCAAGTGTCTACCGTAGCTACGCCTTCTTACCACCCCAACATTCAGCAACCAAGTGTGGATGCCAAGCCTGAGACAAAGAAACACAATAGTAATTGGTAG
- a CDS encoding type I restriction endonuclease: MPAPIGARERHAQDRIIHLFQHTLGYQYLGNWKDRPDNRPIEETLLTRYLQKQGYTTALISRALHELQTIAGDSTQPLYNVNRAVHGLLRYGVKVKADTGEQTQTVWLIDWKHPENNHFGLAEEVTVKGTHDKRPDLVLYVNGIALGIIELKRSTISITEGIRQHLDNQKVEFIERFFAPLQLLLAGNDTEGVRYGTIGTPEKYYRSWKEPSPIENLLDRHLTQLCSKARFLELVHDFIVFDAGIKKTPRHNQYFGVKAS, from the coding sequence ATGCCAGCCCCCATCGGTGCCCGAGAAAGACACGCCCAAGACCGGATCATTCATCTCTTCCAGCACACCCTCGGCTACCAATACCTCGGCAACTGGAAAGACCGGCCCGACAACCGGCCCATTGAAGAAACCCTCCTGACCCGCTACCTCCAAAAACAAGGCTATACCACCGCCCTCATTTCCCGCGCCCTCCACGAACTGCAAACCATAGCCGGAGACAGCACCCAGCCCCTCTACAACGTCAACCGGGCCGTCCATGGCCTGCTCCGTTACGGCGTCAAGGTCAAAGCCGATACCGGAGAGCAAACCCAGACGGTCTGGCTCATCGACTGGAAGCACCCTGAAAACAATCATTTTGGCCTGGCCGAAGAAGTGACCGTCAAAGGCACCCACGATAAGCGTCCGGATCTGGTCCTTTACGTGAATGGTATTGCCCTCGGCATCATTGAACTCAAACGCTCTACGATCTCCATAACGGAAGGCATTCGGCAGCACCTGGACAACCAGAAGGTGGAGTTCATAGAACGCTTCTTTGCCCCGCTGCAGTTGCTTTTGGCCGGTAACGACACGGAAGGCGTCCGTTACGGCACCATCGGCACCCCTGAAAAATATTACCGCAGCTGGAAAGAACCCAGCCCCATAGAAAACCTCCTGGACCGGCACCTGACCCAGCTCTGCAGCAAGGCCCGCTTCCTGGAGCTCGTTCACGACTTCATCGTCTTTGATGCCGGAATCAAAAAGACCCCCCGCCACAATCAGTATTTCGGGGTAAAGGCTTCCTAG
- a CDS encoding type II toxin-antitoxin system RelE/ParE family toxin: MPYELTFHPSALKEWQALDHSVRAPFKKKLAERLVHPRVPSAQLQGHPDRYKIKLRSIGYRLIYQVMETEVQVLVLAVGKREGSVAYHKAKGR; the protein is encoded by the coding sequence ATGCCTTATGAGCTCACTTTTCATCCCTCTGCCCTCAAAGAATGGCAGGCCTTGGACCATAGCGTCCGTGCCCCATTCAAAAAGAAACTGGCAGAACGCTTAGTGCACCCACGCGTCCCTTCCGCTCAACTGCAGGGCCACCCGGATCGCTACAAGATCAAACTCCGCAGCATAGGCTATCGCTTGATCTACCAAGTGATGGAAACGGAAGTCCAAGTGTTGGTCCTGGCGGTAGGCAAGCGGGAAGGCTCTGTCGCCTATCACAAAGCCAAAGGACGCTAA
- a CDS encoding type II toxin-antitoxin system Phd/YefM family antitoxin, protein MTHVILADVAASVSELKKNPMGTVAAGEGATVAILNRNEPAFYCVPAATYAALLEHLEDLELNALAESRLKDGQTPIKVSLDAL, encoded by the coding sequence ATGACCCACGTCATTCTTGCCGATGTTGCTGCCAGTGTTTCCGAACTCAAAAAGAACCCTATGGGAACCGTGGCCGCAGGAGAAGGGGCTACTGTGGCCATTCTCAACCGCAACGAACCGGCTTTTTACTGTGTCCCAGCCGCTACCTATGCTGCACTCCTGGAACATCTGGAAGATTTGGAGCTGAACGCTTTGGCGGAAAGCCGTCTGAAGGATGGCCAAACCCCGATCAAGGTGTCGCTGGATGCCTTATGA
- a CDS encoding tryptophan-rich sensory protein: MSREFALLKAESSRSENPNSLCHAVLQPVFAQNGRARLANQSLHATGISPITLLALVLAAIGVFAAINSIAIAALLLVPYGLWLFVALYLNWTIYWLNRDIR; this comes from the coding sequence ATGAGTCGAGAGTTCGCACTCCTCAAAGCAGAAAGCAGTCGATCGGAAAATCCAAATTCTCTCTGCCATGCTGTGCTCCAACCGGTTTTTGCGCAAAACGGTAGGGCCCGTCTTGCCAATCAATCCTTGCACGCAACAGGTATTTCTCCCATTACACTATTGGCCTTGGTCCTGGCTGCCATAGGGGTCTTTGCGGCGATCAACTCCATAGCCATAGCGGCACTGCTTCTGGTTCCGTATGGACTATGGCTGTTCGTGGCGTTGTATTTGAACTGGACTATATATTGGCTGAACCGAGATATCCGTTGA
- a CDS encoding CopG family ribbon-helix-helix protein — protein MSTSVPPTVPMAVKIDLEMKARIQRLGDARHRSMHWLMKEAIRQFVEREEQQEALRQEGIQAWEAYQDTGLHVTQEEADTWMARLEAGEDVEPPHCHV, from the coding sequence ATGTCCACATCCGTCCCCCCTACCGTACCCATGGCGGTTAAGATAGATCTCGAAATGAAGGCGCGTATCCAGCGTCTGGGCGACGCCCGTCATCGTTCTATGCACTGGCTCATGAAAGAAGCGATCCGCCAGTTTGTGGAGAGGGAAGAGCAGCAGGAAGCGTTGCGGCAGGAAGGTATTCAGGCCTGGGAGGCCTATCAGGACACGGGGCTGCATGTCACGCAGGAAGAGGCCGATACCTGGATGGCGCGCTTGGAAGCCGGTGAAGACGTGGAGCCTCCCCATTGCCACGTCTGA
- a CDS encoding type II toxin-antitoxin system RelE/ParE family toxin, with the protein MPRLIWSPPALLDVQRLYRFLADRNKDAAQRAVKTIRAGVKILAAHPEAGRPAESMEPEYREWLIGFGGSGYVALYRYDGETALIVAVRHQRESTHPEMLSEH; encoded by the coding sequence TTGCCACGTCTGATCTGGTCCCCACCGGCGCTGCTGGATGTGCAGCGGCTGTACCGATTTCTGGCGGATCGGAACAAAGATGCTGCGCAACGTGCGGTCAAAACCATCCGGGCCGGAGTGAAAATACTAGCGGCACATCCAGAGGCGGGGCGTCCGGCGGAAAGCATGGAACCCGAATACCGGGAGTGGCTGATTGGTTTTGGTGGAAGCGGGTATGTGGCTCTGTATCGTTATGACGGGGAAACTGCATTGATCGTAGCTGTTCGGCACCAACGAGAGAGCACCCATCCAGAGATGTTAAGCGAACATTGA